Proteins from a single region of Rhodospirillales bacterium:
- a CDS encoding response regulator, with protein sequence MPEPALKDQKPGAVRVLLVEDDPVTRWMVRSALKKECEFVTAQSANNAFGLYASYQPDVVFLDIDLPDGNGHDVLKWIMRNDPGACVVTHG encoded by the coding sequence TTGCCCGAACCGGCCTTGAAAGATCAAAAACCGGGTGCCGTCAGGGTTCTGCTGGTGGAAGATGATCCAGTGACACGCTGGATGGTGCGCAGCGCGCTTAAAAAAGAATGCGAATTTGTAACCGCCCAGAGCGCCAATAACGCCTTCGGTCTTTATGCCAGTTACCAGCCCGACGTGGTGTTTCTGGATATCGATCTGCCAGACGGCAATGGCCACGATGTTCTCAAATGGATTATGCGTAACGATCCCGGCGCATGCGTGGTTACCCACGGGTAA
- a CDS encoding sigma-54-dependent Fis family transcriptional regulator, with amino-acid sequence MFFRLNVLQIALPPLRERKQDIPVLAGHFIERFCVNEGAIPKDISEATEKQLINYDWPGNVRQLENVINRAMVVSDGNVLNVENLSGLVSETETPSASSKTSRNIRIISDDGDFKSINEIEQEAMQIALDHFDHNITQAAKVLGMAKSTFYKKMKNVQNN; translated from the coding sequence TTGTTTTTCCGCCTGAATGTCCTGCAAATTGCGCTGCCCCCCTTACGGGAACGCAAGCAGGATATACCGGTTCTGGCCGGGCATTTTATTGAGCGCTTTTGCGTCAATGAAGGCGCTATTCCCAAAGACATATCGGAGGCTACAGAAAAACAACTTATAAATTATGACTGGCCCGGCAATGTCCGACAGCTTGAAAACGTGATTAACCGCGCCATGGTCGTGAGCGATGGAAACGTGCTTAATGTTGAAAATTTGAGCGGACTGGTATCGGAAACGGAAACGCCATCTGCAAGCAGCAAAACCTCCAGAAATATCCGCATCATCTCGGATGATGGCGATTTTAAAAGCATCAATGAAATAGAACAGGAAGCCATGCAGATTGCTCTTGATCATTTCGATCACAACATTACTCAAGCCGCCAAAGTCCTTGGTATGGCCAAATCCACGTTTTACAAGAAAATGAAAAATGTCCAGAACAATTAG
- a CDS encoding chemotaxis protein CheD gives MSDRISSETPEATSSSYEVRQERRLTRDQDAYFNAQFDAVALYVEPGSANCTVRKDEMLVATVGSGVLLAIYDPELKVGAMGYVMLPDAVLEHFPFLEQADRDLVLKAFEPIEKCIGELKRRGAAKNRIRIRLFGGSSEGDDPEERGLKNTVFVQEYIFRKGLQVLNADIGGPFIRRVHFFPATGRAVRRLLKRKDDFDNLHLAESDFNKKITIDT, from the coding sequence ATGAGTGATCGAATTTCATCTGAAACGCCTGAAGCAACATCTTCTTCATATGAAGTGCGGCAAGAGCGTCGTTTAACACGAGATCAGGATGCTTATTTCAATGCGCAGTTTGATGCGGTAGCGCTCTATGTCGAGCCGGGTAGCGCAAATTGTACGGTGCGCAAGGATGAAATGCTGGTTGCCACTGTTGGTTCAGGAGTGTTATTGGCGATTTATGACCCAGAGCTTAAAGTTGGGGCGATGGGGTATGTTATGTTGCCCGATGCCGTGCTTGAGCATTTTCCTTTTTTAGAGCAAGCGGATCGGGACCTTGTTTTAAAGGCTTTTGAACCGATTGAGAAGTGCATCGGTGAATTAAAGCGCCGGGGTGCGGCGAAAAACCGCATACGCATTCGACTTTTTGGAGGAAGCAGTGAGGGCGATGATCCGGAGGAGCGCGGACTCAAAAATACTGTTTTTGTGCAAGAGTATATTTTTCGTAAAGGTTTGCAGGTTTTGAATGCTGATATTGGCGGGCCCTTTATTCGCCGTGTTCATTTTTTTCCAGCTACGGGGCGTGCAGTTCGGCGCTTGTTGAAGCGAAAAGATGACTTTGATAACCTGCATCTTGCAGAATCTGATTTTAATAAAAAAATCACAATTGATACATAA
- a CDS encoding GDP-L-fucose synthase has translation MSGKRVWVAGHGGMVGAALVVRLRSEDCEILTVSREGLDLRDQAATRAWIVQNKPDVVIIAAAKVGGILANSTYPADFLYDNMMIEANIIHAAHEAGVEKLLFLGSSCIYPKEAAQPIGEDALLTGALEPTNEAYAVAKIAGIKLCQAYREQYGRDFISAMPCNLYGPGDTFDEQGSHVIPALMMKAHAAKEIGADIFEVWGSGTPLREFLYVDDLADGLVFLLKNYSGTMPVNIGVGEDISIRELAVIISETVGFTGRIAFDSSKPDGAHRKLMDSSCIRNAGWTPKTTFQEGLSRTYQWYCEENKGIKKRA, from the coding sequence TTGAGCGGCAAACGGGTCTGGGTGGCTGGGCATGGCGGCATGGTTGGGGCTGCGCTCGTGGTGCGGTTGCGATCTGAGGATTGTGAGATTTTGACCGTCAGCCGGGAGGGGCTTGATTTACGTGATCAGGCGGCAACGCGGGCGTGGATTGTTCAGAATAAACCGGATGTTGTGATTATTGCGGCGGCGAAGGTTGGCGGGATTTTAGCGAATAGCACTTATCCGGCGGATTTTCTCTACGATAATATGATGATTGAGGCCAATATTATTCATGCGGCCCATGAGGCGGGCGTGGAGAAGTTGTTGTTTTTGGGTTCGTCATGTATTTATCCAAAAGAGGCGGCGCAGCCGATTGGTGAGGATGCGCTGCTTACGGGTGCGCTGGAGCCGACCAATGAAGCGTATGCGGTGGCTAAAATTGCAGGGATAAAGTTGTGCCAGGCTTATCGCGAGCAGTATGGGCGCGATTTTATCTCTGCTATGCCGTGTAACCTTTATGGGCCGGGCGATACGTTTGATGAACAGGGTTCGCATGTCATTCCGGCGTTGATGATGAAGGCGCATGCGGCTAAAGAGATCGGAGCGGATATTTTTGAGGTCTGGGGGAGTGGAACGCCTTTGCGCGAGTTTCTTTATGTTGATGATTTGGCTGATGGTCTTGTGTTTCTGCTCAAAAACTATTCTGGCACCATGCCGGTGAATATTGGTGTGGGAGAGGATATTAGCATCCGTGAGTTGGCAGTGATAATCTCTGAAACTGTTGGCTTTACGGGGCGTATTGCATTTGATAGCAGTAAGCCGGACGGGGCGCATCGCAAATTAATGGATTCGTCTTGCATTCGAAATGCAGGCTGGACGCCAAAAACTACTTTTCAGGAGGGGCTTTCTCGAACCTATCAATGGTATTGCGAGGAAAATAAAGGTATAAAGAAAAGAGCCTGA
- the gmd gene encoding GDP-mannose 4,6-dehydratase, translating into MTKTAFITGIAGQDGAYLAQFLREKGYSVHGLVRWDSYSDPIEGLSRLDVLGLVSDDVSLHMGDVTDANNLNLLIREIRPDEIYNLAGLSQVQVSFETPASTLQINTAGTLNILDAVRVNGLENYTRVYQASSSEMFGKARAPQNEDTKMEPCSPYGVAKLAAYHLGKSYRESYGMYVANGILFNHESPLRGEDFVTRKITKAVAAVEAGSNDVLRLGNLDSIRDWGDARDFVAGMWAILQRGAPDDYVLATGEAHSVREFAQAAFAHVGISLEWRGAGVDEKGVEVKSGRVLIEVDRQLFRPSEVHHLLGDAAKARDVLGWTPKTTFEGLVAAMVNADRAALHLDGGAAWSMAG; encoded by the coding sequence ATGACAAAAACAGCCTTTATTACAGGAATTGCCGGACAAGACGGGGCATATTTGGCGCAATTTTTGCGCGAGAAAGGGTATAGTGTGCATGGTTTGGTGCGCTGGGACAGTTATAGCGATCCGATTGAGGGGCTTTCGCGGCTTGATGTTTTGGGGTTGGTGAGTGACGATGTCAGCTTGCATATGGGAGATGTGACGGATGCGAATAACCTTAATTTGCTGATTCGCGAAATTCGTCCGGATGAGATTTATAATCTGGCAGGGCTGTCGCAAGTTCAGGTGAGCTTTGAAACGCCGGCCTCGACTTTGCAGATTAATACTGCCGGGACGCTCAATATTCTGGATGCGGTACGGGTAAACGGGCTGGAGAATTATACGCGGGTTTATCAGGCGTCATCTTCGGAAATGTTTGGGAAGGCGCGCGCGCCGCAAAATGAAGATACGAAAATGGAGCCGTGCAGCCCTTATGGCGTGGCAAAGCTGGCGGCGTATCATTTGGGTAAGAGCTATCGCGAGTCCTACGGCATGTATGTGGCTAACGGTATCTTGTTTAATCATGAAAGTCCGTTGCGCGGGGAGGATTTTGTTACTCGCAAGATCACCAAGGCGGTTGCGGCAGTTGAGGCGGGGAGCAATGATGTGCTTCGGCTGGGTAATCTGGATTCCATTCGGGATTGGGGCGATGCACGCGATTTTGTTGCCGGGATGTGGGCGATTTTACAGCGCGGCGCTCCGGATGATTATGTATTGGCGACAGGGGAGGCGCATAGCGTACGTGAGTTTGCTCAGGCGGCTTTTGCGCATGTGGGTATATCGCTTGAATGGCGCGGCGCAGGCGTAGATGAAAAAGGCGTGGAGGTGAAAAGCGGGCGGGTTTTGATTGAGGTTGATCGTCAGTTATTCCGTCCTTCCGAAGTGCATCATTTACTGGGCGATGCGGCCAAGGCGCGCGACGTTTTGGGATGGACTCCTAAAACGACGTTTGAAGGGCTGGTTGCGGCGATGGTGAATGCGGACCGCGCAGCTTTACACCTTGATGGGGGCGCGGCATGGTCGATGGCTGGTTAG
- a CDS encoding sterol desaturase family protein produces MENIKYYLSWALWPALFVICMSVAGYGFSHDAPVLYFNIAYVFLILSLFFLEKWMPYEREWLKPDGQNTASILHTISSKGSVQLLFLFSGVIGLADYITPVAEAGPAYGIWPRNWPLWTQVFLGMTTAEFGLYWAHRLAHEISWMWRFHAVHHSVTKLWFLNTGRFHFVDSLISIVLGLWILLALGAPMEVVKWLSAITAFIGMLTHCNVEMRFGLLNYIFNTPGLHRWHHSRLLYEGNRNYGENLMIWDQIFGTFYNHSYRPSADIGMGDYMPEKFTYQILWPFLTNKMKQRLQTDFEPVPFGREGDADHPVPEFAKRKSLFMLIVGLFQARNPRASV; encoded by the coding sequence ATGGAAAACATTAAATATTATTTATCCTGGGCTTTGTGGCCGGCATTGTTTGTCATTTGTATGAGCGTGGCGGGATACGGCTTTTCGCATGATGCGCCAGTGCTGTATTTCAATATTGCCTATGTGTTTTTGATTTTGTCGCTGTTTTTTCTGGAAAAATGGATGCCGTATGAGCGCGAATGGCTGAAACCCGATGGGCAGAATACGGCCTCGATCCTGCATACGATCAGCTCGAAAGGCAGTGTGCAGTTACTCTTCCTGTTTAGCGGGGTGATCGGGCTGGCCGATTATATAACGCCAGTGGCCGAGGCCGGGCCAGCGTACGGTATATGGCCGCGGAACTGGCCGCTTTGGACACAAGTGTTTTTAGGGATGACAACTGCGGAATTCGGTTTGTACTGGGCGCACCGTCTGGCGCATGAAATTTCGTGGATGTGGCGGTTTCATGCCGTTCATCACAGCGTCACCAAGCTGTGGTTTTTGAATACCGGCCGGTTCCATTTTGTTGACAGTCTGATCAGTATTGTGTTGGGGCTCTGGATTTTGCTGGCGCTGGGCGCGCCGATGGAGGTAGTAAAATGGCTGAGCGCAATTACCGCGTTTATTGGCATGCTGACCCATTGCAATGTCGAGATGCGGTTCGGGCTGCTGAACTATATTTTCAACACGCCAGGCCTGCATCGCTGGCATCATAGCCGGCTTTTGTATGAGGGGAACCGAAATTACGGCGAGAATTTGATGATCTGGGATCAGATTTTCGGAACGTTTTATAATCATTCATACCGGCCATCTGCCGATATCGGGATGGGGGATTATATGCCGGAAAAATTCACCTATCAGATCTTGTGGCCTTTTCTGACAAACAAGATGAAGCAGCGCTTGCAGACGGACTTTGAGCCGGTGCCGTTTGGCCGTGAAGGTGATGCGGACCACCCAGTGCCTGAATTTGCAAAGCGCAAATCATTGTTCATGCTGATCGTCGGATTGTTTCAGGCCCGTAATCCACGCGCCAGCGTTTAA